A single region of the Nicotiana sylvestris chromosome 6, ASM39365v2, whole genome shotgun sequence genome encodes:
- the LOC138870390 gene encoding uncharacterized protein encodes MKNMLERVLQNQERSDTSIRNMNELVGSHIASIQKLEMQMRDLSREQNPKQKVTLLSDTIANPKGSGSGPTSHCMAITTRSRKVLQGESEQVVEVEESEQEVEAQIEAPIVVKAKKVPEELKVQEVNREEVKEKVDDSKLEKFYDILKQLLVNIPFVEAFQEMPGFAKYLKDLITKKKTTKNEVIRARDFARALCDNRASINLMPLAIYKHAGLGMPRPTSMRLQMADRLIKRSVGIVGDVLVKVGKFLLPANFLILNCAIDKEIPIILGRPFLATGRVLMDSDKMRSSSELMTKRLPYKRVRV; translated from the exons ATGAAAAACATGCTTGAACgggtattgcaaaatcaagaaAGGTCCGACACTTCAATAAGGAATATGAACGAGCTTGTCGGCTCTCATATCGCATCCATTCAAAAATtagagatgcaaatgagagaTCTCTCGAGGGAACAAAATCCAAAGCAAAAGGTGACACTCCTAAGtgacacaattgcgaacccaaagGGTAGTGGGAGTGGTCCAACTTCTCATTGTATGGCAATTACTACTCGGAGTAGGAAGGTACTTCAAGGAGAGAGTGAACAAGTGGTTGAAGTGGAAGAGTCTGAACAAGAAGTTGAGGCACAAATTGAAGCGCCAATTGTTGTTAAAGCTAAAAAGGTCCCGGAAGAGTTGAAAGTTCAAGAAGTGAACCGGGAAGAGGTTAAGGAAAAG gttgatgatagcaaactcgaaaagttctatgacattctcaagcaattattagtgaatattccatttgtggaagcatttcaagagatgccGGGTTTTGCCaaatatttgaaagacttgaTCACCAAGAAGAAAACCACCAagaatgaagtg ATTAGGGCGCGCGATTTTGCAAGGGCTCTTTGTGATAATAGGGCTAGCATCAATTTAATGCCTCTTGCTATTTACAAGCATGCGGGGTTAGGTATGCCGAGGCCTACAagcatgagattgcaaatggccgacCGTTTAATAAAGAGATCGGTGGGGATTGTTGGTGATGTTCTTGTGAAAGTGGGAAAGTTCCTCCTCCCCGCCAACTTTTTGATCCTCAATTGTGCTATTGACAAAGAAATCcctatcatattggggagaccatTCCTTGCTACCGGAAGAGTACTTATGGATTCTGACAAAATGAGATCAAGTTCCGAGTTAATGACGAAGAGGTTACCTTACAAGAGAGTGAGGGTATGA